Proteins encoded within one genomic window of Hevea brasiliensis isolate MT/VB/25A 57/8 chromosome 8, ASM3005281v1, whole genome shotgun sequence:
- the LOC110671915 gene encoding uncharacterized RNA-binding protein C1827.05c, producing MGAKEKKVLKNLKKVSSSQLSNEKEPADFLPLEGGPEHKLRLPKQKEQKNIATVLYIGRIPHGFYEKEMEAYFSQFGTIKRLRIARNKKTGKSKHYGFIEFADPEVAEVVAECMHNYLLFEHLLQVHLIPPEHVHPKLWKGFNYQYKPLDRVQIERKRQNMDRTLEEHKKLVEKIMKKGQKRQKMIEAAGLDYECPEIVGDVQPASKRIKFDED from the exons ATGGGGGCTAAGGAGAAGAAAGTGTTGAAGAACTTGAAGAAGGTTTCTTCGTCTCAATTATCTAATGAAAAAGAGCCTGCTGATTTCTTG CCCTTAGAGGGTGGACCTGAGCACAAGCTACGGCTACCTAAACAAAAGGAGCAGAAAAATATTGCTACTGTGTTATATATTGGTCGGATACCACATGGTTTCTATGAGAAGGAAATGGAAG CTTACTTTTCCCAGTTTGGTACTATCAAGAGATTGAGAATTGCAAGGAATAAGAAG ACTGGAAAATCAAAGCATTATGGATTCATTGAATTTGCAGATCCTGAG GTGGCTGAAGTTGTTGCTGAGTGTATGCATAATTATCTATTGTTCGAGCATCTTCTGCAAGTCCATCTTATCCCTCCAGAGCATGTTCATCCAAAATT GTGGAAAGGTTTTAATTATCAATATAAACCATTGGACCGGGTCCAAATTGAGCGAAAGCGGCAGAACATG GATAGAACACTTGAAGAGCATAAAAAGTTGGTGGAAAAGATTATGAAGAAAGGTCAGAAGCGGCAAAAGATGATAGAGGCTGCTGGTCTTGATTATGAGTGCCCAGAAATT GTGGGTGACGTACAGCCTGCTTCCAAAAGGATCAAGTTTGATGAAGATTAG